The Candidozyma auris chromosome 1, complete sequence genome includes a region encoding these proteins:
- a CDS encoding asparaginase — protein MTLSSSGPELFDIQEDTRDIEHPVFHVKYRSNSTGTLESLQDVPDKLPVIKILGTGGTIASKGSTAFQTAGYHVDLTIEHLISTIPDLSSTCELHFEQVFNLDSKEITTKELLELKAKTQEALDNHDGVVITHGTDTCEETAFFLEATLDFKDKPVVICGSMRPSTSVSADGPSNLYQACVVAADKQSCGRGVLITLNDKIGSGYYITKSDANSLDSFKSLGHGYLGNFVNNEVHYYFPPVHPTGRMSFKTSLFDNTLPEVIILYAHQSFNNDLIKLAVEQIKVAGIVMATMGAGSLSDNTNEYLGNLSAKYGLPIIYSKRSMDGMVPRGSMPKKNNTHLIAGGYLNPQKSRILLQLCLNAGMDIKRIRKAFRGVYGG, from the coding sequence ATGACCCTTCTGTCCTCGGGGCCCGAACTCTTTGACATCCAAGAGGATACAAGGGATATCGAGCATCCCGTTTTTCACGTCAAGTACAGACTGAACTCCACTGGTACTCTCGAGTCCTTGCAAGATGTACCTGACAAATTGCCTGTAATCAAGATCCTAGGAACTGGAGGCACAATCGCCAGCAAAGGATCAACTGCTTTTCAAACCGCCGGCTACCATGTCGACTTGACAATCGAGCATCTTATCTCAACAATCCCAGACCTTTCGCTGACTTGTGAATTGCACTTCGAACAAGTCTTCAATCTTGACTCGAAGGAAATCACCACGAAGGAGCTTCTAGAGCTCAAAGCCAAAACCCAAGAGGCTTTGGATAACCATGATGGTGTAGTCATCACACACGGTACCGATACGTGTGAGGAGacagctttttttttggaagcTACCTTAGACTTTAAAGATAAACCAGTTGTAATCTGTGGATCGATGAGACCTTCGACTTCAGTCTCTGCTGACGGCCCTTCAAATTTGTACCAAGCTTGTGTTGTTGCAGCTGATAAGCAGAGCTGTGGCCGAGGAGTCTTGATTACATTGAATGACAAGATTGGTTCCGGCTACTACATTACAAAGAGTGATGCAAATTCTTTGGACTCATTTAAGTCCTTGGGTCACGGATATTTGGGTAACTTCGTGAACAATGAGGTTCACTACTACTTTCCACCGGTCCATCCAACGGGAAGAATGTCCTTCAAGACCTCTCTATTCGATAATACTTTACCAGAAGTTATCATTTTGTATGCTCACCAAAGTTTTAAcaacgacttgatcaagctAGCAGTGGAGCAAATAAAGGTTGCTGGCATTGTGATGGCAACAATGGGAGCTGGTTCCCTCTCGGACAATACCAATGAGTATTTAGGAAATTTGTCTGCTAAATATGGCCTTCCTATTATTTACTCGAAGAGATCCATGGATGGCATGGTCCCTCGTGGATCTAtgcccaaaaaaaataatacTCACCTAATCGCTGGTGGCTATCTCAATCCACAGAAGAGCAGGATTTTACTTCAGTTGTGTTTGAATGCTGGGATGGACATCAAACGCATACGGAAAGCGTTCAGAGGTGTCTACGGTGGCTAA
- the INO1 gene encoding inositol-3-phosphate synthase INO1, protein MSVNFNTKAETKDGALYTKFTYESTIVEKKEAGSLSVTPTATDYEFKVDLNTPKTGLLLVGLGGNNGTTLVNAVLANKHNISFENKEGRVEPNYFGSVTQASTVKLGVDKEGNDVYAPFNSILPMVHPNDFVVGGWDISKMPLDQATKRAKVLDVDLQRQTAGYTKNIVPMPSIYYPDFIALNQKERADNVFNVDSKGEVTTKNKWGDVERIRKDIKEFKEQNKLDKVIVLWTANTERYAEIIPGVNDTADNLIKAIKESHDEVSPSTIFAVACILDQVAYINGSPQNTFVPGAIELAEKHKSFIGGDDFKSGQTKLKSVLAQFLVDAGIKPLSVASYNHLGNNDGYNLSAPKQFRSKEISKASVIDDMIHSNDILYNDKKGKDVDHCIVIKYMPAVGDSKVAMDEYYSELMLGGHNKISIHNVCEDSLLATPLIIDLVVMTEFLQRVSYRKVGDKEYENFYAVLTLLSYWLKAPLSKPGFEPINGLNKQRLAIENLLRLLRGLPLVNELRFEERLV, encoded by the coding sequence ATGTctgtcaatttcaacacCAAGGCTGAGACCAAGGACGGCGCTCTCTATACCAAATTCACCTACGAGTCTACCATtgtggaaaagaaagaggctGGCTCCCTTTCTGTAACCCCAACCGCTACCGACTACGAGTTCAAGGTCGACTTAAACACCCCAAAGACTGGTTTGTTGTTAGTTGGTTTGGGCGGTAACAACGGTACCACCTTGGTCAATGCCGTGTTGGCAAACAAGCACAACATTTCCTTTGAGAACAAGGAGGGGCGTGTGGAACCAAACTACTTTGGCTCTGTCACTCAGGCTTCCACAGTTAAGCTCGGTGTCGACAAGGAAGGTAACGACGTTTACGCTCCTTTCAACTCCATCTTGCCAATGGTTCACCCTAACGactttgttgttggtggttGGGATATCTCCAAGATGCCATTGGATCAGGCCACCAAGAGGGCCAAAGTCTTGGATGTCGACTTGCAAAGACAAACTGCCGGATACACCAAGAACATCGTGCCAATGCCTTCTATCTACTACCCAGACTTCATTGCTCTCAaccagaaagaaagagctgACAATGTCTTCAATGTTGACAGCAAAGGTGAAGTCACTACGAAGAACAAATGGGGCGATGTTGAGAGAATCAGAAAGGACatcaaagagttcaagGAGCAGAACAAATTGGACAAGGTCATTGTCTTGTGGACTGCCAACACTGAAAGGTACGCCGAGATCATTCCTGGTGTTAACGACACCGCTgacaacttgatcaaggctATTAAGGAGTCTCATGATGAGGTTTCTCCATCCACTATCTTCGCAGTTGCTTGTATCTTGGACCAGGTTGCCTACATCAACGGCTCCCCACAGAACACTTTCGTCCCAGGAGCCATTGAGTTGGCCGAGAAGCACAAGTCCTTCATTGGCGGTGACGACTTCAAGTCTGGCCAgaccaagttgaagtctgTGTTGGCCCAGTTCCTTGTTGACGCTGGTATCAAGCCATTATCTGTTGCCTCTTACAACCACTTGGGTAACAACGACGGATACAACTTGTCTGCACCAAAGCAGTTCCGTTCCAAAGAGATCTCCAAGGCCTCTGTCATTGACGACATGATCCACTCCAACGACATTTTGTACAATGACAAGAAGGGCAAGGATGTCGACCACTGTATTGTCATCAAGTACATGCCAGCTGTTGGTGACTCCAAGGTTGCCATGGACGAATACTACTCTGAGTTGATGTTGGGAGGCCACAACAAGATCTCCATCCACAATGTTTGCGAGGATTCCTTGTTGGCCACGCCATTGATCATTGACTTGGTTGTCATGACCGAGTTTTTGCAGAGAGTGAGCTACAGAAAGGTTGGCGACAAGGAGTACGAAAACTTCTACGCCGtgttgaccttgttgaGTTACTGGTTGAAGGCGCCATTGTCGAAGCCCGGCTTCGAGCCCATCAACGGTTTGAACAAGCAGAGATTGGCCATTGagaacttgttgagattgTTGAGAGGATTGCCATTGGTGAATGAGTTGAGATTTGAGGAGAGATTGGTTTAA
- the PUP1 gene encoding proteasome core particle subunit beta 2, with product MPGLSFDNYQRNQFLTANGYAAPKATSTGTTIVGAKFKGGVVIAADTRATTGSIVADKNCEKLHRLAPRIWCAGAGTAADTEMVTQLIASNLELHAMWQSRQPRVITALTLLKQHLFKYQGHLGAYLIVAGSDPTGSHLMSVQAHGSTDVGEYLSLGSGSLAAMAVLETHWKPDMTRDEAVKLCADAIEAGIWNDLGSGSNVDICVMETGKDAELYRNYLTPNVRGAKTQSYKFPRGTTGVLRQSIRDIVDVEETVVELGRSDAMEVDA from the coding sequence ATGCCAGGGTTGAGTTTTGACAATTACCAGAGAAACCAGTTTCTCACGGCCAATGGGTATGCCGCCCCTAAAGCCACATCTACAGGAACCACGATTGTTGGAGCCAAGTTCAAAGGAGGAGTGGTGATTGCTGCTGATACAAGAGCTACAACTGGTTCTATAGTTGCAGACAAAAATTGTGAGAAGTTGCACAGATTGGCCCCAAGAATTTGGtgtgctggtgctggtaCCGCCGCCGACACTGAGATGGTGACCCAATTGATTGCCCTGAACTTAGAGTTGCACGCAATGTGGCAATCACGCCAGCCCAGAGTAATCACTGCATTAACATTATTGAAGCAGCACTTATTCAAATACCAAGGCCATTTAGGCGCCTACTTGATTGTGGCAGGCTCTGACCCTACAGGGTCTCACTTGATGTCTGTTCAAGCACACGGTTCTActgatgttggtgaataTCTTTCCTTGGGTTCCGGCTCTTTAGCTGCTATGGCCGTTTTAGAGACACATTGGAAGCCCGACATGACCAGAGACGAGGCAGTCAAATTGTGCGCTGATGCCATTGAGGCTGGTATTTGGAACGATTTGGGTTCCGGTTCCAATGTTGACATTTGCGTGATGGAAACAGGTAAGGATGCCGAGCTATACAGAAACTACTTGACCCCCAACGTTAGAGGGGCCAAGACACAGTCGTACAAGTTCCCAAGGGGTACCACTGGAGTGCTTAGGCAGAGTATACGCGATATTGTCGATGTGGAAGAGACTGTGGTGGAATTGGGCCGTCTGGACGCCATGGAAGTAGATGCTTGA
- the FAA4 gene encoding long-chain fatty acid-CoA ligase FAA4 — MAIVTVQVGEPKQGEGAPRRRAAQRDAPIERPLDSKATTLPEFIEECVKRNGDRKAMGWRELKEIHVETKKVTKIIDGEEKKVDKDWEYYEMSSYKYQTYPEVLGLIKQYGHGLVKIGVKPNQENKLHIFASTSHKWMKTYLATQTQNIPIVTAYDTLGESGLTHSLVLTESNAIFTDNNLLGALVNPLKKAEKVKVIIHSEKIDPEDNRNGGKLYRQAQEAKEKIQEIRPDIKFYSYDEVVEAGKDKADEEVKYTAKPDDISCIMFTSGSTGDPKGVLLTHANVVAGVAGPSTCAGRDLITKNDRVIAFLPLAHIFELVFELLSFWWGSCLGYANVKTLTDTSVKNCKSDLQEFKPTIMVAVAAVWETVRKGILAKVKALPLVTQKIFWASYKAKSIMTNNKIPGGSLFDIIFKKVRAATGGHLHHVFNGGSPVSRDTQVFISTLIAPMLVGYGLTETCANATILEHNHLEYGSAGTLVGSVTAKLIDVPEAGYFAKDNQGEILLKGAPITKEYYKNPKETSEAFTEDGWFKTGDIGEWDKNGALKIIDRRKNLVKTANGEYIALEKLESIYRSNSIVLNICVYADQNKVKPIAIVIPNEAALKNHIKDEKVYSEAELQTKELAVLCHDKKVISSVHKSLEATGKAQGLKGIELIQNVVLVDDEWTPQNGFVTSAQKLQRRKILAAYKKGVEEAYK; from the coding sequence ATGGCGATCGTAACTGTTCAAGTTGGCGAGCCCAAGCAAGGCGAAGGCGccccaagaagaagagccgCCCAGAGAGACGCCCCCATCGAGAGACCCCTTGACTCCAAGGCAACGACTCTCCCAGAGTTCATTGAGGAGTGTGTCAAGAGAAACGGCGATAGAAAGGCAATGGGCTGGAgagagttgaaggagattCATGTGGAGACCAAGAAAGTGACCAAGATCATTGATGgcgaggagaagaaagtggaCAAGGACTGGGAGTACTATGAGATGTCTTCGTACAAGTACCAAACCTATCCTGAGGTGCTTGGCTTGATCAAGCAATACGGTCATGGTTTAGTGAAAATTGGCGTCAAGCCTAACCAGGAGAACAAATTGCACATCTTTGCATCCACTTCTCACAAGTGGATGAAGACCTACTTGGCTACTCAGACCCAGAACATCCCCATTGTCACGGCGTACGACACTTTAGGCGAGAGTGGCTTGACCCACTCCTTAGTGCTCACAGAATCCAATGCAATTTTTACCGACAACAATCTTTTGGGCGCATTGGTGAATCCTTTAAAGAAGGCTGAGAAAGTTAAGGTGATTATTCACTCGGAGAAGATTGACCCTGAAGACAATCGTAACGGTGGCAAGCTCTACCGTCAGGCCCAGgaagccaaggagaagatccAGGAAATTCGCCCTGACATCAAGTTCTACTCCTACGACGAGGTGGTGGAGGCCGGAAAGGACAAGGCTGACGAGGAAGTGAAGTACACTGCTAAACCTGATGACATTTCTTGTATCATGTTCACCTCTGGTTCCACAGGTGATCCAAAGGGCGTGCTCTTAACACACGCCAACGTTGTTGCTGGTGTGGCAGGTCCATCCACTTGTGCTGGTAGAGATTTGATCACCAAAAATGACCGTGTCATTGCGTTCTTACCTTTGGCACATATTTTTGAGTTGGTGTTCgagcttctttctttctggtGGGGCAGTTGTCTTGGTTACGCTAATGTCAAGACGTTGACTGATACCTCTGTCAAGAACTGTAAATCTGACTTGCAGGAGTTCAAACCCACTATCATggttgctgttgctgctgtgtGGGAAACCGTCAGAAAGGGTATCTTAGCCAAGGTCAAGGCCTTACCTCTTGTTACTCAGAAGATCTTCTGGGCTTCTTATAAGGCCAAGTCTATTATGaccaacaacaaaatccCTGGTGGCTCCCTTTTTGACATCATTTTTAAGAAGGTGAGAGCCGCCACCGGTGGCCATTTGCACCATGTCTTCAATGGTGGCTCTCCGGTGTCCAGGGATACTCAGGTATTTATTTCTACTTTGATCGCCCCAATGTTGGTTGGCTACGGTTTGACTGAGACTTGTGCTAACGCGACTATTCTCGAGCACAACCATTTGGAGTATGGTAGTGCTGGTACCCTTGTGGGTTCAGTCACAGCAAAGTTGATTGATGTGCCTGAGGCTGGATACTTTGCCAAGGATAACCAAGGTGAAATCTTGTTAAAAGGTGCCCCAATTACTAAGGAGTACTACAAGAATCCCAAGGAGACCAGCGAAGCTTTTACTGAAGATGGTTGGTTCAAGACAGGTGATATTGGTGAGTGGGACAAGAACGGCGCCTTGAAGATTATTGACCGTAGAAagaacttggtgaagacaGCTAATGGTGAATATATTGCATTGGAAAAATTGGAATCGATTTACCGGTCCAACTCTATTGTGTTGAATATTTGCGTTTATGCTGACCAGAACAAGGTCAAGCCAATCGCCATTGTGATTCCCAACGAAGCCGCTCTCAAGAACCACATCAAGGACGAGAAGGTCTACAGCGAGGCCGAGTTGCAAACGAAAGAGCTCGCTGTCTTATGCCACGACAAGAAGGTGATCAGCTCTGTTCACAAGTCATTAGAGGCTACTGGTAAGGCTCAAGGCTTGAAGGGTATTGAATTGATTCAAAATGTTGTTCTTGTGGATGATGAGTGGACTCCACAAAATGGATTTGTCACTTCTGCtcaaaagttgcaaagaagaaagattttggcTGCCTACAAaaaaggtgttgaagaggCTTACAAATAG
- the FDH3 gene encoding bifunctional alcohol dehydrogenase/S-(hydroxymethyl)glutathione dehydrogenase produces the protein MSESTVGKPITCKAAIAWEAGKPLSIEEVTLDPPKAHEVRFKVYNTGVCHTDAYTLSGVDPEGAFPVILGHEGAGVVESVGEGVENVKPGDHVIALYTAECKKCKFCKSGKTNLCGSVRETQGKGVMPDGTTRFHCKGKDILHFMGCSTFSQYTVVADVSIVAVNPTAGFDKTCLLGCGITTGYGAATITADVQEGDNVAVFGGGCVGLSVVQGAKERKAKKIIVVDINDKKEEWAKQFGATDFVNPTKLPEGTTIVQKLIEMTDGGCDYTFDCTGNVNVMRDALEACHKGWGTSVIIGVAAAGKEISTRPFQLVTGRVWKGAAFGGVKGRSQLPGIVDDYLAGKLKVDDFITHRHKLDQINTAFDDMHKGDCIRAVIEL, from the exons ATGTCTGAATCTACTGTTGGAAAG CCAATCACTTGTAAAGCTGCCATTGCTTGGGAAGCTGGCAAGCCTCTTTCCATAGAGGAGGTAACCTTGGACCCTCCAAAGGCCCACGAAGTCAGGTTCAAAGTTTACAACACCGGTGTGTGCCATACTGATGCTTACACCCTCTCTGGGGTGGACCCAGAGGGAGCATTCCCGGTGATTTTGGGACATGAAGGTGCTGGTGTCGTTGAATCTGTTGGTGAGGGTGTTGAAAACGTCAAGCCAGGTGACCATGTCATTGCCTTATACACTGCCGAGTGCAAAAAGTGTAAGTTCTGCAAGAGTGGTAAGACTAACTTGTGTGGCTCTGTGAGAGAGACTCAAGGTAAAGGTGTGATGCCTGATGGTACCACTAGATTCCACTGCAAGGGTAAAGATATCTTGCATTTTATGGGATGTTCTACGTTTTCTCAGTACACTGTGGTGGCTGATGTGTCTATTGTTGCCGTGAACCCAACTGCTGGCTTCGACAAGACCTGCCTTTTGGGCTGCGGTATCACGACCGGCTATGGTGCTGCTACTATCACTGCTGACGTTCAGGAAGGTGACAATGTGGCTGtctttggtggtggttgTGTTGGTTTGTCTGTTGTTCAAGGAGccaaggaaagaaaagcaaagaaaatcatcgTGGTCGAtatcaacgacaagaaagaggaatGGGCAAAGCAATTTGGTGCCACTGACTTCGTCAACCCTACAAAGTTGCCTGAAGGCACTACAATTGTTCAGAAGCTCATTGAGATGACCGATGGTGGTTGCGACTATACATTTGATTGTACTGGTAACGTTAATGTGATGAGAGACGCATTGGAGGCATGCCACAAGGGTTGGGGTACCTCTGTCATCATTGGTGTTGCCGCTGCAGGTAAGGAGATTTCTACCAGACCATTCCAGTTGGTCACCGGTAGAGTATGGAAGGGTGCTGCTTTTGGTGGTGTCAAGGGTAGATCTCAATTGCCAGGTATTGTTGATGACTACTTGGCTGGTAAGTTGAAGGTGGACGACTTCATTACTCACAGACACAAATTGGATCAGATCAACACTGCTTTCGATGACATGCATAAGGGTGACTGCATTCGTGCTGTCATTGAATTGTGA
- the IDH2 gene encoding isocitrate dehydrogenase (NAD(+)) IDH2, which produces MFRQLSKLTAVPVPRFARSYIAGQFTGQKKANGKYTVTLIEGDGIGVEISQAVKDIYAAANVPIEWEPVDVTPLLIDGKTTLPQAAVDSVNRNLVALKGPLATPVGKGHTSMNLTLRRTFNLFANVRPCKSIVGYDTPYENVDTVLIRENTEGEYSGIEHTIVPGVVQSIKLITKPASEKVIRYAFEYAKSINKPHVLVVHKASIMKLSDGLFVETAKEVAKEYPDVSLDYELLDNTSLKLAQDPADYKNVVMVMPNLYGDIMSDLASGLIGGLGLTPSGNMGNKVSIFEAVHGSAPDIAGKGLANPTALLLSSCMMLRHMSLNKDADRIENAVLKTIASGPENRTGDLKGTASTKHFTEQVIKNL; this is translated from the coding sequence ATGTTCAGACAATTATCCAAGCTCACTGCTGTCCCAGTGCCAAGGTTCGCAAGATCTTACATCGCTGGTCAGTTCACCGGCCAGAAAAAAGCCAACGGTAAGTATACCGTCACCTTGATCGAGGGTGATGGTATTGGTGTGGAAATCTCCCAGGCGGTCAAGGATATCTATGCTGCTGCCAATGTGCCAATCGAGTGGGAGCCTGTTGATGTCACTCCTCTTTTGATTGACGGTAAGACTACTTTGCCTCAGGCTGCCGTTGACTCTGTTAACAGAAACTTGGTTGCCTTGAAGGGTCCTTTGGCAACTCCGGTCGGTAAAGGTCACACCTCCATGAACTTGACCTTGAGAAGaaccttcaacttgtttgCCAACGTCAGACCATGTAAGTCTATTGTTGGTTACGACACTCCTTACGAGAACGTCGACACTGTGTTGATCAGAGAGAACACCGAAGGTGAGTACTCTGGTATTGAGCACACCATCGTTCCTGGCGTTGTTCAGTCgatcaagttgatcacTAAACCTGCTTCTGAGAAGGTCATCAGATACGCTTTTGAGTACGCTAAGAGCATCAACAAGCCACACGTTTTGGTTGTCCACAAGGCCTCCATCATGAAATTGTCTGACGGTTTGTTCGTTGAGACCGCTAAGGAGGTTGCCAAGGAGTACCCAGACGTCTCCTTGGACTACGAATTGTTGGACAACACCTCCTTGAAATTGGCCCAGGACCCTGCTGACTACAAGAACGTTGTTATGGTCATGCCTAACTTGTACGGTGACATCATGTCCGACTTAGCATCTGGTTTGATCGGTGGTTTGGGTTTGACCCCATCCGGTAACATGGGTAACAAGGTCTCTATCTTCGAGGCTGTCCACGGCTCTGCTCCTGATATTGCTGGTAAGGGCTTGGCTAACCCAACCGctttgttgttgtcttCTTGTATGATGTTGAGACACATGTCTTTGAACAAGGACGCTGACAGAATCGAAAATGCTGTTTTGAAGACTATCGCTTCTGGCCCAGAGAATAGAACTGGTGACTTGAAGGGAACTGCTTCTACCAAGCACTTCACCGAGCAGGttatcaagaacttgtaA
- the CHT3 gene encoding chitinase → MFNQALLLLLASLLGKVLAFSASSNKNVAVYWGQNSYGNQERLSYYCDNDDTDIILLSFVTGFPELSLNFANQCGGSFSNGVLHCPQIGQDIKTCQSKGKKILLSLGGASGSYGFSGPNADSDASKFAETLWNKFGAGSDSERPFDDAIVDGFDFDLENNNPAGTVALSKSLRQQFSKDSSKQYYLAAAPQCVYPDASSGDILAETQIDFAFIQFYNNYCGLGDNFNWDTWQKFAEQDSPNKDIKLFVGLPGAPSSAGSGYADLDKVKKSVGSDILNNKNFGGFMLWDASSGASNKNNEGVSFTQQLKKYLLGSSDGDITSTSATTQVPTPSSTSPATSTAVSKTTAPADKPEQGNNNAAQPNLPGDKTSTSIAADATTTQSSEEEMVTLTVKNPSTTFTTVRVSCSTDSSLNTINGKVVTDIVTVTRVVSTVYATKTVLAQPSA, encoded by the coding sequence atgtttAACCAAGCCCTTCTTTTACTTCTTgcctctcttcttggtAAGGTTCTTGCCTTTTCCGCTTCCTCAAACAAGAACGTCGCCGTCTACTGGGGCCAAAACTCCTACGGAAACCAAGAGAGATTGAGCTACTACTGTGACAACGATGACACCGACATCatccttctctcttttgtcACTGGGTTCCCGGAATTGTCCTTGAACTTCGCTAACCAGTGCGGTGGTTCCTTCAGCAACGGTGTTCTTCACTGCCCTCAAATTGGACAGGACATCAAGACTTGTCAGtccaagggcaagaagatcttgctTTCGTTGGGTGGCGCTTCAGGATCTTACGGCTTCAGCGGTCCAAATGCTGACTCTGACGCCAGCAAATTCGCCGAGACCTTGTGGAACAAGTTCGGTGCTGGTTCCGACTCCGAGAGACCTTTCGACGATGCTATCGTTGATGGTTTCGACTTTGACTTGGAGAACAACAACCCAGCCGGTACTGTTGCCTTGTCAAAATCCTTGAGACAGCAGTTTTCCAAGGACTCATCCAAGCAATACTACTTGGCTGCTGCTCCTCAGTGTGTCTACCCTGATGCCTCTTCCGGAGACATCTTGGCCGAGACTCAAATTGACTTTGCTTTCATTCAATTCTACAACAACTACTGCGGCCTTGGCGACAACTTCAATTGGGACACCTGGCAGAAGTTTGCCGAGCAAGACTCTCCCAACAAGGACATCAAGTTGTTCGTTGGTTTGCCCGGAGCTCCAAGCTCTGCTGGTTCTGGTTATGCTGACCTCGACAAGGTCAAAAAATCTGTTGGCTCCGACATAttgaacaacaagaactttgGTGGCTTCATGTTGTGGGATGCTTCCTCTGGCGCtagcaacaagaacaatgAAGGTGTTTCGTTCACCCAACAGCTCAAGAAGTACCTTTTGGGTAGCTCTGATGGCGACATCACCTCTACTTCTGCCACCACCCAGGTCCCTACTCCCTCAAGCACCTCCCCTGCTACCTCAACTGCAGTGTCTAAGACTACTGCTCCGGCTGACAAGCCAGAACAGGGTAACAACAATGCTGCCCAGCCAAACCTCCCAGGTGACAAGACCTCTACGTCCATTGCTGCTGATGCTACCACCACTCAAAGTTCTGAAGAGGAAATGGTCACGCTAACTGTGAAGAACCCATCCACCACTTTTACAACAGTCCGTgtttcttgctcaactgACTCCTCTCTCAACACAATCAACGGCAAGGTCGTTACCGATATTGTGACTGTGACCAGAGTGGTGTCCACTGTCTATGCTACGAAGACTGTGCTCGCTCAGCCATCTGCCTAG
- the AHA1 gene encoding Aha1p — translation MVVNNPNNWHWVDKNCIDWAKQYFNENLIGLRANGDDGTYVAVDSVSSIEGDVEVCQRKGKVISLFDLRIILNISGVAIVEPEKTFKGSITVPELAYDTEEDEIQFDVSVYNEDEDSEKMRALAKKELLPSIRSKLSKFGCDLITTHSKDIQLESDKVNSVFTKENQSQSSSKAPAQPEKKAASAKSQTPSSVASSSTSESNSVGNGVPKYNTSTLHLEPTFNTTAEQLYITLLDRERIGAWTRSAPSLEAFPPKEGSEFKLFGGSISGKFVNLVPNERITQLWRLEDWKSGHYAELDIQLKQGAGETTMVVKWSGIPIGEEDRVRGNFEDYYIRSIKITFGFGAVL, via the coding sequence ATGGTCGTTAACAATCCTAATAACTGGCACTGGGTCGATAAAAACTGCATTGATTGGGCTAAGCAATATTTCAATGAGAACCTCATTGGCTTGAGAGCCAACGGTGACGACGGCACCTACGTTGCAGTCGACTCTGTCTCATCAATAGAAGGTGACGTAGAAGTGTGTCAAAGAAAGGGAAAAGtgatttctctttttgacttAAGAATTATCTTGAATATATCTGGCGTTGCTATTGTGGAGCCTGAGAAGACTTTTAAAGGATCCATCACTGTTCCTGAGTTGGCGTACGATACCGAAGAAGACGAGATTCAGTTCGATGTGAGCGTCTacaatgaagatgaggatcTGGAGAAGATGAGGGCTCTCGCCAAAAAGGAGCTCTTGCCCAGTATCAGACTGAAGTTGCTGAAGTTTGGCTGTGATTTGATCACCACTCACAGCAAGGAtattcaacttgaaagCGATAAAGTCAATTCtgtcttcaccaaagaaaaccAGTCCCAATCATCTCTGAAGGCGCCCGCACAACctgagaagaaagctgcCTCTGCGAAGAGTCAGACGCCATCCAGTGTGGCAtcctcttcaacatctGAATCCAACTCTGTAGGCAATGGTGTGCCCAAGTACAACACCTCCACACTACATTTGGAACccaccttcaacaccacTGCCGAGCAGCTTTACATCACACTTTTAGACAGAGAGAGAATTGGTGCCTGGACAAGATCAGCACCAAGCTTGGAAGCGTTTCCACCTAAGGAAGGTTCTGAGTTCAAATTGTTTGGAGGGTCAATCTCGGGCAAATTTGTCAATCTCGTGCCCAATGAGCGAATAACTCAGCTCTGGAGACTCGAGGACTGGAAACTGGGCCACTATGCTGAATTAGACATACAATTGAAGCAAGGAGCTGGTGAGACCACGATGGTAGTGAAGTGGTCCGGCATTCCGATTGGTGAGGAGGACCGTGTGAGAGGCAACTTCGAGGATTACTATATTCGGTCGATCAAGATCACCTTTGGATTTGGTGCAGTGTTGTGA